The Spirosoma foliorum genome has a window encoding:
- a CDS encoding helix-turn-helix domain-containing protein, protein MDTPTIHQGRNIKRIREILGIKQDALATSLGLSQQAVSQLEQKDILDGDVLQKVSKALGIPEEAIKNFTEEAAINIVSTTFNSHDQSTSIAYRSSLTFNPIEKIIELYERMLTIEREKNELLQKLLNSKE, encoded by the coding sequence ATGGACACGCCTACGATACATCAAGGCCGCAACATCAAGCGGATTCGGGAGATTCTGGGGATTAAACAAGATGCCTTAGCGACATCTTTAGGCCTTAGTCAGCAAGCTGTATCCCAACTGGAACAGAAAGATATATTGGATGGAGACGTACTACAAAAGGTGTCGAAAGCACTTGGAATTCCAGAAGAAGCAATAAAAAACTTTACGGAGGAAGCTGCTATTAATATCGTATCCACCACTTTCAACAGTCATGACCAATCGACTTCTATAGCTTATCGTTCATCCTTGACGTTTAACCCAATTGAGAAAATAATTGAACTTTATGAAAGGATGCTAACAATTGAGCGGGAGAAAAATGAGCTGTTACAGAAACTTCTGAATTCAAAAGAGTAA
- a CDS encoding FlgO family outer membrane protein, whose translation MRKIHIILFLVFNFLIIYDLHAQYDLQIKSIAQELGKKIAETNKKRIAVADFTDTNGSVTQFGQFLSEEFNTYLPEAGHGFLVIDRSRINILMQENQLQSKALTDPSTAIQLGRLAGIEALIYGTYTSFSESVRVNVKIIDIQRGIIIRSVAGDITRTPDIDRLINGIVVVKDPYQSRHTTPSPKPICSGRNSEGILITLKGCSQSGDFLTCQFTIYNDRADKSDISFSYKSRAVNIITDAGEQYGPDRTFIGSTENNGYADVITNYYSKYGITVSGSALFAVGDRKVKNLQLFEMQDQELSCKNIPVK comes from the coding sequence ATGAGAAAAATTCATATCATACTTTTCCTTGTATTTAATTTTTTAATTATTTATGACTTGCATGCTCAGTACGACTTGCAGATTAAGTCGATTGCGCAGGAACTGGGCAAAAAAATCGCTGAAACAAATAAAAAGCGTATCGCAGTTGCCGATTTCACAGATACTAATGGATCTGTTACACAATTTGGTCAATTTCTTAGTGAAGAATTTAATACATATTTACCTGAAGCCGGTCACGGATTTTTAGTAATTGATAGAAGCCGTATCAACATCTTAATGCAGGAAAACCAACTGCAGAGTAAAGCCCTCACTGATCCTTCTACAGCGATACAGCTAGGTAGATTGGCTGGGATAGAGGCTCTGATCTATGGTACTTACACTTCTTTCAGTGAGAGCGTGCGAGTGAATGTTAAAATAATTGATATCCAACGAGGAATAATTATACGCTCAGTAGCTGGAGATATAACTCGAACTCCTGATATAGATAGATTAATAAATGGAATAGTTGTAGTAAAAGATCCTTATCAATCTAGACATACTACTCCATCTCCAAAACCGATTTGCAGTGGGAGAAACTCAGAAGGGATTCTAATTACTCTTAAAGGGTGTTCGCAAAGTGGTGATTTTCTGACATGCCAGTTTACTATTTATAATGATCGGGCTGACAAATCTGATATATCATTTAGCTATAAAAGTAGAGCAGTAAATATTATTACTGATGCCGGTGAACAGTATGGACCAGATAGGACTTTCATAGGGTCTACCGAAAATAATGGATATGCCGACGTGATTACTAATTATTATTCTAAATATGGTATTACAGTTAGCGGAAGTGCTCTTTTTGCAGTAGGTGATCGCAAAGTAAAAAATCTCCAACTTTTCGAAATGCAAGACCAAGAGCTAAGTTGCAAAAATATTCCTGTAAAATGA
- a CDS encoding mobile mystery protein B — protein MSTFDYPPGATPLNLEELDGLKLKHIRTRAELDRWEQENIQEALAWLSRRRKADILDEKFIFQLHDKMFNKVWQWAGSCRRSDKNIGVTWSRVPVELRQLLDDTKTWIEYSAYSPDEIALRFHHRLVWIHLFPNGNGRHARLITDVLLTELLNQEAFTWGSSDLSNSGTVRKQYITALKAADAYDYNLLQRFVRS, from the coding sequence ATGAGCACGTTCGATTACCCGCCGGGCGCAACGCCACTAAATCTTGAAGAACTAGATGGGTTGAAGCTCAAGCATATTAGAACACGGGCCGAACTAGACCGCTGGGAGCAAGAGAATATTCAGGAGGCATTAGCTTGGCTATCGCGCCGACGTAAGGCTGACATTTTGGACGAAAAATTTATTTTCCAGCTACATGACAAGATGTTCAATAAAGTCTGGCAATGGGCCGGAAGTTGCCGACGATCCGATAAAAATATTGGTGTAACCTGGAGTCGTGTTCCCGTTGAACTGAGGCAACTTCTGGACGATACGAAAACATGGATTGAATATTCCGCCTATTCACCAGATGAAATAGCATTGCGATTTCATCATCGCCTGGTTTGGATACACTTGTTTCCAAATGGGAATGGCCGACATGCACGACTTATAACCGACGTCCTGCTAACTGAACTATTGAATCAGGAAGCCTTCACTTGGGGGAGTAGCGATCTTTCTAATTCTGGTACAGTCAGAAAACAATACATTACAGCGTTAAAAGCCGCTGATGCCTATGATTACAATTTATTACAGAGGTTTGTCCGATCTTAA
- a CDS encoding helix-turn-helix domain-containing protein gives MEVICLQDEAFYALVEQVVARLKEKSGQEKEKWISDEEAMQLLNIKSKTTLQKLRDEGKIRFSQPQKKIIVYDRDSLNAYLEQNARNTF, from the coding sequence ATGGAAGTAATCTGCCTGCAAGATGAAGCCTTTTATGCTCTGGTTGAACAGGTTGTTGCTAGGCTTAAAGAGAAGAGCGGGCAAGAAAAAGAAAAATGGATTTCTGATGAGGAAGCCATGCAATTGCTAAACATCAAATCGAAAACGACATTGCAGAAACTGAGGGATGAGGGAAAGATCCGTTTCTCACAGCCGCAGAAGAAAATCATTGTGTATGATCGTGATTCATTAAATGCCTATCTTGAACAAAACGCACGAAACACGTTCTAG
- a CDS encoding FlgO family outer membrane protein, whose translation MNRSSFLATLFFGIFIYNNALSQDVRSQLRQIANDLAKQIEAKGKKRVAVASFLDLQNQETELGRYMADKFSLGLSNSPNLEVLDRSQLAQLMEENKFGAKSILDPKTIPTLGKIAGVDVFITGNYAPLDNSIDLTVKIIDSQRAVRLGGTDGVIPRTPEVNKLLSSVGGIGINNTNNSSNTSNTPKVRTEIKPAPDCGTKNSCVICLTNGSSINVKGLNQHMWSYAAYNVFYIHPGETKCWKEVYIQQKQDHMNHQIWFRNDNDVELKTEQFVIEPCKVYTKTYTD comes from the coding sequence ATGAATCGTTCCTCGTTTCTAGCCACCCTGTTTTTTGGAATATTTATTTACAATAATGCATTGTCTCAAGATGTTCGTTCCCAATTACGCCAAATTGCAAACGACTTAGCTAAACAAATAGAAGCCAAAGGCAAAAAACGCGTTGCAGTTGCCTCTTTTCTTGACCTACAGAACCAGGAGACCGAATTAGGCCGATATATGGCCGATAAGTTTAGTTTAGGCCTCAGTAATAGCCCTAATCTGGAGGTATTGGATCGTAGTCAACTGGCACAGTTAATGGAAGAAAATAAGTTTGGAGCTAAGAGTATATTAGATCCGAAAACTATCCCTACCCTTGGTAAAATTGCTGGCGTAGATGTATTTATCACGGGCAATTATGCACCTTTAGATAACTCTATTGACCTCACTGTAAAAATTATCGATAGTCAACGAGCTGTTCGTTTGGGCGGGACAGATGGCGTTATCCCTCGTACACCAGAAGTCAACAAATTACTGAGTTCAGTAGGAGGTATTGGAATAAATAACACTAATAACTCTAGCAATACATCTAATACTCCAAAAGTACGGACTGAAATCAAGCCTGCCCCTGACTGTGGAACAAAAAACTCCTGTGTAATCTGTTTAACAAATGGCTCTTCAATAAATGTCAAAGGGCTTAATCAGCATATGTGGAGTTATGCTGCATATAATGTTTTCTATATTCATCCTGGAGAGACGAAGTGTTGGAAAGAGGTTTACATTCAACAAAAGCAAGATCATATGAATCATCAAATCTGGTTTCGAAATGATAATGATGTCGAATTAAAAACAGAGCAATTTGTCATTGAGCCATGTAAAGTCTATACAAAAACTTACACCGACTAA
- a CDS encoding mobile mystery protein A encodes MTYWDRKLIREQLDQKLKTQLAAFYTDQGWIKLIREALGMSTQQLAKRVGIDQSRISRLENAEIDGDLKLSSLKKIADALDMQFVYGFVPKNSLESMVREQARKIALKRMGRVNHTMRLEEQELTNDEKMKSFDDLVQKILIENPKDFWDQ; translated from the coding sequence ATGACCTATTGGGACAGAAAACTCATCAGAGAGCAACTAGATCAGAAACTCAAAACCCAGCTTGCTGCTTTCTATACAGATCAAGGCTGGATAAAGCTTATCCGTGAAGCCTTGGGTATGTCTACGCAACAACTGGCCAAGCGAGTTGGAATTGATCAGTCCCGGATTTCTCGCTTGGAAAATGCTGAAATCGACGGTGATTTGAAACTCTCTTCCCTTAAGAAAATAGCAGACGCTTTGGATATGCAGTTTGTTTACGGATTTGTTCCTAAAAACAGCCTTGAAAGCATGGTTAGGGAGCAAGCTCGAAAAATAGCCCTCAAGCGTATGGGCCGGGTAAACCATACGATGCGTTTAGAGGAACAAGAGCTTACGAATGACGAAAAAATGAAATCGTTTGACGATTTGGTTCAAAAGATACTTATCGAAAACCCTAAGGATTTCTGGGATCAATGA
- a CDS encoding HigA family addiction module antitoxin, with translation MALEDINTTQTPGEYIRETILTPQKITVKDAAKTLGIGRPAFSNFINGNSSLSSDMAARIERAFGIPAQKLHDLQAAYDVAQTKGAPANTNAYVPPFLSIVANEIETWVDHNISARSRLSVFLRTLVHSTGVGLTKVDFSGNDDAQRPGCDGSVTATSGTPWIPEGQSGWEFGCNEAIKGKADHDYKKSTKAESKSDRSNTTFVFVTPRRWPGKTQWISERKAEGHWKDIRAYDASDLEQWLEQSVAGQTWFANETKRFSSKTRSLDQCWSDWAQVASPPLPRTLFKVAVEGARKTVASILAKEPEEPIIIAADSTEEAVAFLAELFSETGTELASFRDRIVVFDEPGILPKLAIGSSNFIAIATTREVERELAPFCRTIYTAVVYPRNAINTEPHVLLEPLNYDTFHSALEETGYSRDEVNRLENESGRSLTVLRRRLSKVPAVRAPDWSVNRQIATSLVPFMFAGAWSSTNKLDQFILSSLAKETSYEELEKQLQKLTQLNDSPVWSVGSYRGVVSKIDLLFAISGTLTRSELETYFEVADFVLSEDEPSLDLPEKDRLFAMLRGKMREISGALRKGICETLVLLAVYGNKLFQKKLGLNVESMAVGLVRKLLGEPLTTRTLEAQDRDLPTYAEAAPDEFLKILEKDLKTVEPASFGLMRPADSGIFGGTSRAGLLWALESLAWSPTTFSRVVFVLAKLAEIKIDDNWVNKPIESLKAIFLSWMPQTAASLQQRLTTIELLSIRFPKIAWEICMEQFGQLHYTGNYNHKPSWRNDAQGYGEPKQDIEIEAFVMKVVDMSLNWKTYDRSMIGDLVERLHGLDNRRQETLWSIVGNWAATANDFDKAQVREKIRVMIMSHKGDAQSEKSNSSRLIRAAKAAYTALEPTDLLNKYEWLFRDIWVQESFDEIQDDDLDYEKRDNRITKMRSEALQNIKAERGIEGILNLAEMGKSPDLIGALMVTSVLAPEEVVDFLLRVTKPGDEFNSWTFKNLVKGAIRSIEDDLARAEVLKQLRVSLPEENFVKLLEQAPFRTTTWSLIEEMDSSCQQMYWTEVIPSWGNQTDDELNNIVDQLLMVKRPRAAFHCVHLVFEKLRPAVLFRLMDRLVIGGDEPEGHYPLKEYHIEKAFKILNESATFTVEEMAGLEFFYIDILVHYRGLRAKHGAPNLEKYIGNHPEFFTQVIAWVYKRQDGKEDPEELRLEKADHIQNRAKQGYKLIEGLKFIPGRNKQGEIDPDLLLGWINVVRKSCAELGRQNAGDRSLGKLLATSPNGVDGVWPCEPVRQVLEQIQSEEISRSITIELFNSRGTHMRGENGDQERELASMYRRWALALEFSHPFVASTILKSMADEYEREAQHEDTVGIIRNRLR, from the coding sequence ATGGCCCTTGAGGACATTAATACTACACAAACTCCGGGCGAGTATATCCGAGAAACGATTCTAACGCCCCAGAAGATAACAGTTAAAGATGCGGCAAAAACCCTTGGTATTGGACGTCCTGCCTTCTCAAATTTTATAAATGGGAATTCATCATTGTCTTCTGATATGGCTGCTAGAATTGAAAGAGCCTTTGGTATTCCTGCGCAAAAGCTCCACGATTTACAAGCAGCTTATGACGTTGCACAAACAAAAGGTGCACCAGCCAACACAAACGCATATGTACCACCATTTTTGAGTATTGTAGCTAATGAAATAGAGACCTGGGTTGATCATAATATCAGTGCCCGATCACGTCTTTCGGTTTTTCTGCGTACACTCGTCCATTCAACCGGTGTCGGACTAACAAAAGTTGATTTTTCTGGGAATGATGACGCTCAGCGTCCAGGCTGCGATGGTTCTGTTACCGCTACTTCAGGAACTCCGTGGATTCCTGAAGGCCAATCTGGATGGGAGTTTGGTTGTAACGAGGCCATCAAAGGCAAAGCTGATCACGATTATAAAAAAAGTACGAAAGCCGAAAGTAAATCAGATCGTAGCAATACGACATTTGTTTTTGTCACGCCACGTCGCTGGCCTGGAAAAACACAATGGATCAGTGAACGGAAAGCTGAGGGACATTGGAAGGATATCCGTGCTTATGACGCCAGCGACCTCGAGCAATGGCTGGAACAATCAGTAGCTGGGCAAACTTGGTTTGCTAATGAGACGAAACGTTTTTCAAGTAAAACTAGATCGCTTGATCAATGCTGGTCTGATTGGGCACAAGTCGCTTCTCCGCCATTACCAAGAACTTTATTTAAAGTTGCTGTGGAAGGGGCGAGAAAGACGGTGGCATCTATATTGGCTAAGGAACCAGAGGAACCCATTATTATTGCTGCGGATTCAACGGAAGAAGCAGTGGCCTTTTTAGCTGAATTATTTAGTGAAACGGGAACGGAACTAGCTTCTTTCCGGGATCGGATTGTTGTTTTCGATGAACCGGGAATACTTCCTAAGCTTGCTATAGGTTCCTCAAACTTCATTGCAATTGCTACTACGCGAGAAGTTGAACGTGAACTGGCACCATTTTGCCGCACTATTTATACGGCTGTTGTATATCCTCGTAATGCAATTAATACCGAGCCGCATGTCTTATTAGAGCCGTTAAATTATGACACGTTTCATTCTGCTCTTGAGGAAACTGGGTATAGTCGAGACGAAGTGAATAGACTTGAAAATGAATCTGGCCGCTCGTTAACTGTTCTGCGAAGAAGACTTTCCAAGGTGCCAGCCGTTAGGGCTCCGGATTGGTCTGTTAATCGACAGATTGCGACTAGCCTGGTGCCATTTATGTTTGCTGGAGCATGGAGTTCTACTAATAAGCTGGATCAATTTATTTTGTCTTCATTAGCAAAGGAAACCTCATACGAAGAGCTAGAAAAACAACTTCAAAAACTTACACAGTTAAATGATTCCCCTGTCTGGTCGGTTGGCTCATATCGTGGTGTTGTTTCTAAAATTGATCTCTTATTCGCAATCAGTGGTACGCTCACTCGTTCTGAATTAGAAACCTATTTTGAAGTTGCTGATTTCGTCCTTTCGGAAGATGAGCCTTCTTTGGATCTTCCCGAAAAAGATCGCCTGTTTGCCATGCTTCGTGGAAAAATGCGTGAAATTTCAGGGGCATTACGTAAGGGAATTTGTGAAACGCTTGTCTTATTAGCGGTCTATGGGAATAAATTGTTTCAAAAGAAATTAGGGCTAAATGTCGAATCTATGGCAGTTGGCTTGGTTAGAAAACTACTGGGTGAGCCGCTGACAACCCGCACATTGGAAGCACAGGATCGTGACTTACCGACGTATGCGGAAGCCGCCCCTGACGAATTTCTAAAAATATTAGAGAAGGATTTAAAAACAGTTGAGCCCGCATCTTTTGGCCTCATGCGGCCGGCCGATTCTGGAATCTTTGGCGGCACCTCGCGGGCTGGTTTATTGTGGGCCTTAGAGAGTTTAGCTTGGTCACCCACAACCTTTTCAAGAGTCGTTTTCGTACTGGCAAAGCTCGCTGAAATCAAAATTGATGATAACTGGGTGAATAAACCAATTGAATCACTTAAGGCTATTTTTCTTTCCTGGATGCCACAAACTGCTGCAAGCCTCCAACAAAGATTAACAACCATAGAACTTCTTTCCATACGTTTCCCAAAAATTGCCTGGGAAATATGCATGGAGCAATTTGGTCAACTGCACTACACGGGTAATTACAACCACAAACCTAGCTGGCGAAATGATGCCCAAGGATATGGGGAACCTAAGCAGGATATTGAAATAGAGGCCTTTGTTATGAAAGTGGTCGATATGTCTTTAAACTGGAAGACTTATGATCGATCGATGATCGGTGATCTTGTTGAACGCCTTCATGGCTTAGATAATAGGCGACAAGAAACCCTATGGAGCATCGTGGGAAATTGGGCCGCTACAGCCAATGATTTTGACAAGGCACAGGTGCGAGAGAAAATTCGAGTAATGATCATGTCACACAAGGGAGATGCTCAGAGTGAAAAGAGTAACTCAAGTAGGCTTATTCGTGCCGCTAAAGCTGCTTATACGGCATTAGAGCCTACTGATCTTTTGAATAAGTATGAATGGTTGTTTCGTGACATCTGGGTCCAAGAATCCTTCGATGAAATACAAGATGATGACTTGGATTACGAAAAAAGAGATAACCGCATTACAAAAATGCGAAGTGAGGCCCTTCAGAATATTAAGGCGGAACGTGGAATTGAAGGTATTCTAAACTTAGCAGAAATGGGTAAATCTCCTGACCTGATCGGAGCATTAATGGTCACTTCGGTTTTAGCTCCAGAAGAGGTTGTTGATTTCTTGTTAAGAGTTACAAAACCCGGAGACGAATTCAATTCATGGACCTTTAAAAATCTTGTCAAAGGAGCTATTCGATCAATTGAAGATGATTTAGCAAGAGCAGAAGTACTGAAGCAGCTAAGAGTATCTTTACCAGAAGAGAACTTCGTAAAGTTGCTGGAACAAGCTCCTTTTCGGACTACGACTTGGTCTCTTATCGAGGAAATGGATTCATCATGTCAGCAAATGTATTGGACCGAGGTTATACCAAGCTGGGGAAACCAAACTGACGATGAGTTGAACAATATTGTTGATCAATTACTCATGGTCAAGCGTCCTCGCGCAGCATTCCATTGCGTTCATCTTGTGTTTGAAAAACTACGCCCTGCCGTTTTGTTTAGACTTATGGATAGGCTTGTAATAGGTGGAGATGAACCAGAAGGGCACTACCCACTAAAGGAATATCACATAGAAAAAGCGTTCAAAATCTTGAATGAAAGCGCCACTTTCACGGTAGAAGAGATGGCAGGATTAGAGTTTTTTTATATTGATATTTTGGTACATTATCGAGGGTTGAGAGCAAAACACGGCGCTCCTAATTTGGAAAAATATATAGGTAATCATCCCGAATTTTTCACTCAAGTTATCGCGTGGGTTTATAAACGTCAAGATGGAAAAGAAGATCCGGAAGAGTTGAGGCTTGAAAAGGCGGACCATATTCAGAACAGAGCAAAGCAGGGATACAAACTTATAGAGGGCCTAAAATTTATACCAGGGCGAAATAAACAGGGTGAGATTGACCCGGACTTACTCTTAGGATGGATCAATGTAGTGCGTAAATCATGTGCAGAATTGGGGCGGCAGAATGCTGGCGATCGTTCTTTGGGAAAATTGCTGGCAACGTCTCCGAATGGTGTCGATGGTGTTTGGCCTTGTGAGCCAGTAAGGCAAGTTCTGGAACAAATTCAATCTGAAGAAATTTCCCGTAGTATCACCATTGAACTCTTTAATTCGCGTGGTACCCATATGCGGGGAGAAAATGGCGACCAAGAGCGTGAACTAGCTTCCATGTATAGGAGATGGGCCTTGGCTTTGGAGTTTTCTCATCCTTTTGTGGCTTCCACCATTCTAAAAAGTATGGCAGATGAGTACGAAAGAGAAGCGCAACATGAAGATACAGTGGGAATTATCCGAAACCGTCTACGATAA